GGGTCGAAAGCGAAGCGCAGCAAGCCGCAGCGCGCTTTGTCCGTGTCCGTCCAGATGTGGCCGCGAAAACTTTTATAGCCGTTCAGCCGCCCCTCGGAGATCGGCGAGTTGGCGAACATCGCCGTGATGAGCGGCGCCAGCGCCATTGCAGTTTTAAATTTCGCCATCGCCTCTTTTTCGTCGCTGTAGTCGATGTTGGCCTGGACCGTCGCGGTCTGCTTCATCATCCGCTGCCCCAAGGTGCCGACCTTCGGCATGTACGGTCCCATGATGCGGTAGCGCTTCTTCGGCACCCACTCGATCTCTTCCACCGTGCTTACCGGCTGGATGCCGAGGCCGAGAAAGACGACGTTCATCCGCTTGGACACCTCCAGCAGCTCGCGCCGGTGCTGCGTGAACTCGGCCTCGGTGCAGTGGATGGTCTCGCAGGGCTCGCCACTGAGCTCGATCTGCCCGCCCGGCTCCAGAGTGATTTGCGCGTTGCCCCGTTCGAGCGCGATGACGTGCCCGTCCTCTTCGATCGGCTGCCAGTTGTATTCCTCGATCAGCGCCTTGAGAATCGCCTCGACGCCGCCGGGGCCGGAATAGGAAATTGCCCTGGCGCTGTCGCGCCGGATGCCGATCTTCTCGTACTCCGTGCCGACGCGCCACTTGGGGCGCGGCTTGCCCGAGTTGTGAAAAAACTCCTCGAGCTCCCGCGTGTTACGAGTGTCGGACATAGGGACGGATGTTCTGCGCGAAGGGCGGCGTGATCACGCCCTTCTCCGTGATGATCGCCGTGACCAGGTCATGGTGCGTGACGTCGAACCCGGGGTTGAGAATGCGGACTCCGCGCGGGGTGATGGCGCGGCCGAAGATGTGGGAGATTTCGCGCGGATCCCTCTGCTCGATCGGCACCTCCGCGCCCGAAGGACATTTGCCGTCGATCGTGGAAGTCGGCGCGGCCACGTAAAATGGAATGTTGTGGCGCCGCGCCATGACGGCGATGCCGTAGGTCCCGATCTTGTTGGCCACGTCGCCGTTGGCCGCGATCCGATCCGCGCCGACGACGACCGCGTCGACTTTGCCTTTCTGCATCGCGTAACCCACCATGCTGTCGCCGAGAAGCGTCACGGGAATTTTATCTTTCTTGAGCTCCCAGGCCGTGAGCCGCGCGCCTTGAAGAAACGGCCGGGTCTCGTTGGCCAGGACTTCGACGTTTTTCCCGGCCTCTTTCATCGCGCGCACGACGCCGAGCGCCGTGCCGTATCCCGCCGTGGCCAGCGCCCCCGCGTTGCAGTGCGTCATAATATGCAAGGAGTTGCCGAGCAGCTTGGCGCCGAATTTTCCGAGCTGCCGGTTGGCGGCGATATCCTCCTGGTAAATTTTAACCGCCTCGTTTTTCAAGAGTTGTTTGACGACTTCGACTCCCTGGCTTCGTGTTTCGGTATAGATGCGGCGCATCCGCTCGAGCGCCCAGAAAAGATTGACCGCCGTCGGCCGGGTTTTTTCCATCGTGCGGAAGATGCGCTCGATCTCGCGGTCGAAATTTCTCCCCTTCACCCACAGCGCCCCCAGCGCCACGCCCATCGCCGCCGCCACACCGATGGCCGGCGCGCCGCGCACCACCATGTCGCGGATCGCCTGGGCAACGCCCTCGTAGTCGCGGTAGGTGCGGTAGATCTCTTTGTTGGGAAGGAGCCGCTGGTCGAGCATGACGACATGGTTGTTATTCCATCGTATGGTTCTTACGGCCATGGCCATGCTTCCTATTTCTGCGGAGGCTGAGTATAGTAAGCCCGCGAAGGGAGCGTCAAGAGCCGATGAACTTTCACGCGATTTTGGGTTATCTCTCCGGCGTTTATTTCATTCGACCGGACCTCGATGCGACGACACTGTTTCGCACGACGGCTCTCGTACACGTTCTCGACGCCATTCTCTGCGGCCTGATCGCCGGCCAAAGCGGCCGGAGCAAAAAAATTTGGACCGCGGCCGGTCTCTTCTTCGGCATCTGGGCTTTGGCGACGATCTTCGTCCTCCCCGCCAAAAAAAATAACCTCGTGCGTCCTACTGGTTGTTGAAAGACCACTCCAGGCCGGTCAGAAAGGTTCCAGCTAGAAGGCGCGCGAAGAATCCCGAGCGCAGGCGTACTTTTTTCAGTACGTCGCATAGCTCGCCACCGGCGAGCGTCAAGATTGTCGCGATTCGAGCGCAACTATTATAACGCCGGCCTTGGGAGTGTCTCGAAGGTCCGATGCGTGGGACGTGAAGCATCAAGCGTACCCCTAAAATACTATCCGCTCTTCGAGACAGCGTAACCAAACTGTATCGCATCGGACCGGAGAGATGCTCCCGGGGCCGGCTATGCCGATGGGCCTTTGTGGCCGGCCTGTCAATCATCTTGCGCCAGAACATAGGCGAGCGCATGATCGTTCGTGTGTGTGATCGAGACCAATAAACGGCGGATGCCGATTTTTTCCGCGAACGCGGACGTATGGTTGTGCAGCGCGATCTCGGGCTTACCTCGCGGCCCGCGCACGACTTCGATATTCAACCAGCTCACCCTTGAGCCCCATCCTGCGCCGAGCGCTTTCATCGCCGCCTCTTTGGCGGCGAAGCGGCCGGCGTAGCTCTGATATTTGCCGCGGCCTTTTTTGGTCTCGCAATAGGCGATCTCGCTTTCGGTGTAGACCCGGTCGCGAAACCGCTTGCCGATCGCGCTGTCCTCCAGGGCGCGTTGGATGCGCGCGACCTCGATCATGTCCACCCCGACGCTCACGATCATGGTTCGAGTTCCCTCACCATGACCCTGAGCCCAATCGAATGGGTCATCCGATCAAGTCTGCCTCCCAGCCGCAAAAGTGTCAACGGGGCCATGCCGGCGTTTGATTTTCCCCGGAGACTCCCACAGACTTTAATATCCGACCATTATTTTGTAAGGTCTTCAGGCTTTTGTGTGGGTAAGCAGGCCAACGCTGTTCCAGTTCGTGGTAATGAAGGTATCGGATGTTGCACCGCGGATCAGCATCAGGCTGATCAGCCACAACTTTCAAGGCTGAGGCGCTGAGGTCGCGTCCTTCGACTAAGCTCAGGATGCGCGGCTATGAAGAATTCCGCTCGTGGTGATCCCTCGACAAGCTCGGGACTAAAGGCGCGGTCGAGGGAGCCTGCCCTGAGCGAAGCCGAAGGGTCGAACCATGCGAACTCTGCGTCTTTGTGGTGGATAGTCCTTCACCGTAAACCCGGAAGAACCATTTTGTATGGGACCATCGCTGCGATCACGCTGAGACGCTCGGATGCCGCCGCCGATCATTTCCATATCGCACCTGACCAAGATCTACGCTTCGGGACTTCAGGCGTTGAAAGGCGTCGACCTCGAAATTCGCAAGGGCGAGATTTTCGCCCTGCTGGGTCCCAACGGCGCCGGCAAGACGACCTTGATCAACATCGTCTGCGGCATCGTCACGGCGTCGGGAGGAACAGTGAGCGTCGCCGGCCACGACATCGTCCGCGAGTATCGCACTGCCCGGTCGAAGATCGGCCTGGTGCCGCAGGAATTGCACACCGACATGTTCGAGACCGTGTGGGCCACGGTGAGCTTCAGCCGCGGGCTTTTCGGCTACCCGCCGAATCCGGCGCACATCGAAAAAGTCCTGCGCGACCTCTCGTTGTGGGAGAAACGCAACGCCAAGATCATGACGCTATCGGGCGGCATGAAGCGGCGCGTGCTGATCGCTAAGGCGCTGGCGCACGAGCCCGAGATTCTGTTCCTCGACGAGCCGACGGCGGGCGTGGACGTCGAGCTGCGCCGCGACATGTGGGCGCTGGTGCGGCGGCTCCGCGACGGCGGCGTCACCATCATCCTTACCACTCACTACATCGACGAGGCCGAGGAGATGGCCGACCGCATCGGCGTGATCCACAAGGGCGAGCTGATCGTGGTCGAAGAGAAAATCGAGTTGATGAAAAAACTCGGAAAGAAACAGTTGACTCTCCATCTGCTGGAACCGTTGATTTCAATTCCGTTGGAGCTGAGCGACTGGCGCCTGGCGCTGAAAGCCGCCGGCCACGAGCTGGAATACACCTTCGACGGCAACGAGGAGAGCACGGGGGTTCCGGCGCTGCTCAAGCGCTTGAGCGATCTCGGCATCGGCTTCAAGGACCTGAATACTCAGCAGAGCTCGCTGGAGGACATCTTTGTGAGTTTGGTGAGCGAACGCAAATGAGCTCGGCAACGAAGCCATCGGTATTCAACACATCCGGCGTCTGGGCCATCTACAGGTTCGAGATGGCGCGGGCCATGCGAACGCTATTGCAAAGCGTGGTCACACCGGTGATCACCACCTCGCTGTATTTCGTGGTCTTCGGCGCCGCGATCGGTTCGCGCATGGCCCAGGTGGACGGCGTGGCTTACGGCGCGTTCATCGTGCCGGGGCTGATTATGCTGTCGCTCCTAACCCAGAGCATCTCCAACGCTTCGTTCGGCATCTATTTCCCGAAGTTCACCGGCACGATCTACGAGCTCTTGTCGGCGCCGATTTCCTACGTGGAGATCGTCATCGCGTACGTCGGGGCCGCGGCGACGAAGTCGATCGTCCTGGGACTGATCATCCTGGCCACGGCGTCGCTGTTCGTGCCGATTCACATCCGTCACCCGGTCTGGATGATCGCCTTTCTCATGTTGACGGCGGCGACTTTCAGCCTGTTCGGCTTCATTATCGGCGTCTGGGCAAAGAGCTTCGAGCAGCTCCAGTTCATTCCCCTGCTGATCGTGACGCCGCTCACGTTTCTCGGCGGCGCCTTCTATTCGATCGACATGCTGCCGCCGCCGTGGCGCACCGTCACCTTGTTCAACCCGGTCGTCTATCTGATCAGCGGCTTCCGCTGGAGCTTCCATGAGACGGCGGACGTGAGCGTAGCCGTAAGCCTGGGGATGACGCTGGGATTTTTCTTGATCTGTCTCGCAGTAGTAGGATGGATTTTCAAAACGGGATATCGGCTGAAGAGTTAAGGATGAAGGAGAACTCGCATGGCTCGAGA
This window of the Candidatus Binatia bacterium genome carries:
- a CDS encoding glutamate--cysteine ligase yields the protein MSDTRNTRELEEFFHNSGKPRPKWRVGTEYEKIGIRRDSARAISYSGPGGVEAILKALIEEYNWQPIEEDGHVIALERGNAQITLEPGGQIELSGEPCETIHCTEAEFTQHRRELLEVSKRMNVVFLGLGIQPVSTVEEIEWVPKKRYRIMGPYMPKVGTLGQRMMKQTATVQANIDYSDEKEAMAKFKTAMALAPLITAMFANSPISEGRLNGYKSFRGHIWTDTDKARCGLLRFAFDPGVSFAHYVEYALDVPMYLIIRDGKYVDFAGVPFRRFWTYGHEGHTATIEDWELHLTTLFPEVRIKRYMEVRSADSQPPELMPALPALIKGTLYDSDCLQAAWDLVKDYSWDERMQFYHDSHRHALAARVRKFSAADLAKELIQIAWEGLKRQAALNENGEDETMYLKPLRDLVVQGKCPADLLVEKWEGELQHDIKKLIDYSAYRLP
- the mtnA gene encoding S-methyl-5-thioribose-1-phosphate isomerase — protein: MAVRTIRWNNNHVVMLDQRLLPNKEIYRTYRDYEGVAQAIRDMVVRGAPAIGVAAAMGVALGALWVKGRNFDREIERIFRTMEKTRPTAVNLFWALERMRRIYTETRSQGVEVVKQLLKNEAVKIYQEDIAANRQLGKFGAKLLGNSLHIMTHCNAGALATAGYGTALGVVRAMKEAGKNVEVLANETRPFLQGARLTAWELKKDKIPVTLLGDSMVGYAMQKGKVDAVVVGADRIAANGDVANKIGTYGIAVMARRHNIPFYVAAPTSTIDGKCPSGAEVPIEQRDPREISHIFGRAITPRGVRILNPGFDVTHHDLVTAIITEKGVITPPFAQNIRPYVRHS
- the acpS gene encoding holo-ACP synthase; translation: MIVSVGVDMIEVARIQRALEDSAIGKRFRDRVYTESEIAYCETKKGRGKYQSYAGRFAAKEAAMKALGAGWGSRVSWLNIEVVRGPRGKPEIALHNHTSAFAEKIGIRRLLVSITHTNDHALAYVLAQDD
- a CDS encoding ABC transporter ATP-binding protein; the encoded protein is MPPPIISISHLTKIYASGLQALKGVDLEIRKGEIFALLGPNGAGKTTLINIVCGIVTASGGTVSVAGHDIVREYRTARSKIGLVPQELHTDMFETVWATVSFSRGLFGYPPNPAHIEKVLRDLSLWEKRNAKIMTLSGGMKRRVLIAKALAHEPEILFLDEPTAGVDVELRRDMWALVRRLRDGGVTIILTTHYIDEAEEMADRIGVIHKGELIVVEEKIELMKKLGKKQLTLHLLEPLISIPLELSDWRLALKAAGHELEYTFDGNEESTGVPALLKRLSDLGIGFKDLNTQQSSLEDIFVSLVSERK
- a CDS encoding ABC transporter permease, with translation MSSATKPSVFNTSGVWAIYRFEMARAMRTLLQSVVTPVITTSLYFVVFGAAIGSRMAQVDGVAYGAFIVPGLIMLSLLTQSISNASFGIYFPKFTGTIYELLSAPISYVEIVIAYVGAAATKSIVLGLIILATASLFVPIHIRHPVWMIAFLMLTAATFSLFGFIIGVWAKSFEQLQFIPLLIVTPLTFLGGAFYSIDMLPPPWRTVTLFNPVVYLISGFRWSFHETADVSVAVSLGMTLGFFLICLAVVGWIFKTGYRLKS